TAAAATCATTCTTAATATTGATATAATATCTTTGAAGAACATTCCATTCGTTATCTTTAAGATCTTGTAAAAACTTGCAGCCTATGATCTCAGGAGGTATTCCAATAGAGTATAATGCTGCTGTGAATGGTATTGCTCTTGGGAGAATGACGCCTGCAACATTTCTGCTGTATCCAAATAATCCTATGTGAAGTTTTCTAGCCCTTCTCTGGGGTATATAAGATGCCAGACTATTCACGAGTGGAGCCAGATCCTCTACTACACTCTCATAGTGAAGCCTACACTTATTGAGTATCTTAAGTAAAATGTTTTCATCATGAGGCTCTACGATGGCCGGTTCTCCGTTTGGAAGGTTGCTGTTGAGAATGTTTACAACCTCTTTTACCCTATCTGATGGATGGTCATACCTCAATGCAGACTGTATGGTAACTGTAGATATCCCCCCATACTCATTTAGGAATCTTTCCATATTATCGGGTGATAAGTGTCCTCTGAAGGGCATTGAGCCTACGCCGAGGATTGAATATATGTTTACGCCATATTCTCTCTCGATGGACCTCAACTTTGAGAGGGCTATCTTTGATAGTAGGACTGCGCAGAAGATACCATAGTTTAGAGCAGGATCGGATCTTGCTATGAATACCCTGAGATACTTCGGCTTGACTGCCTCCGCGTATTCGGCCACTATCTTATCAATAGTTAAGATGCTGCCGAAGTCTTCCACGAGAGGTATTACCTCAATATTTCTAGGTCTGAATGAGCCGACCCAATCCTCTACTCTTAAAGATCCTAATATGTTCAGATCTTCGCTTCCAACTACAGCTCTCTTATAATAATTGTGGAGACAAATAATATCTGAACTCGTTGTTGTAAACGGTAGAATCACCTCAAAAATTGGTGTAACATCTTTTTTGTAGAAGGTGGATGCCACATCGTAGGCAACTGGAATATTGTAGAGAGTCTCGACGACTATCTTTCTCTCCACAGCCTCGATCCTGGGATTAGGTATTCTATACGTTAGGAAAACGTCCTTCCCAATCACATGTTCCTTGAAATAGCCCCCATGCTCAGCCAGCAACTTTCTAACAACACGAGTATCGACGTCTTTCCCTTCAGAGTCCCACATCACCTCATGGCATCCCAATACACTGTAAGCATAGTATACCTCGTAAACCTCAGTGTCTCCGTCTATAATCTCCTCTTGGCACCATTGTGGAACAGATACGTTGTCGGGATGTTGAGTAGACATCGTGCGAGGGATCTTCCTAGACTCCTCCATGCACTTTCCCATAAACCACCCATTCCACATTTAGCATCTTAGGGCCTACCCAATGGTCAATATATAGTTGCTTTCGGTTCAAATATTTTCAACCAAAATTTGCTGAAACCTTGATGGCTCACAAAAAGCAATACACTAACTTCCTCGAAATTATTGTGTACATCTAATTGTAAAAAGAGTTCATACACCACTGATTCGACTTCATGCAAGGCTGCTGGACTCGCGGCTGATAAACACTAAATCTATTAGCTGCCTATACTGTCTGGGTCAACTCAGTGTCGGATGGTAGAGGCGATGCAAGTATCTGATGTAAATGTGTTCCAACTGGCTTCGGCCATCATAATCTTATCTGTTGCATATATCTCTTCAAAAATCTTGGCGAGAGTGCTTGGAAAAATATTAGATGATACATCTACTCCAGCCAGTACTAAAAAAGGAATTATAAAAACTGTAAAATACGGAATATATTTTGCTGGGTTTTTCGCGGTGATACATGCTTTTGACATTGACCTAACATCTTTGGTGGTCGGCCTCGGCGTTTTCAGCATAGCTGTCAGTTTTGCAATGAACAATCTCATTCAGAATCTCGTCTCCGGAATATTGATTCGGGCGGATGGCGTTTTCAGAGTCGGCGATGAGATAAAGGTTCAGAATCTAGAAGGAAGAATATTGAAGGTCGGTATGAGGTCAACATTAATAGAAAGTGTAGACGGTGATCTCATAGTTATTCCGAATATCATATTTACAACCAACCCAGTCACAAGGAAGAAGAGAATCTAAGCCTAATGATATTATACCCACCTGTCACATGTCGTTTTAAGATGTTTTACAGGGTCTTTAAAGAAGATCTTTTCATTAGAATGGAGTAGGGTATGGTCGGTTGCTCTTAGGATTTTACCATTACGAGTAACATCTTGAACTTCTCGACTGCTTTCAATGCGTGGGGTTCGTTCGCAGGCATCAGAATCGTCTCCCCCTCCTGCAGGAGATATTTTGATCCTGATATAGTGACCTCAGCTTTTCCTTCGATTATGTATATTAGAGCGTCGTATGGTGCTGTATGTTCGCTGAGACCCTGGCCCTCATCGAAAGCGAAGACAGTTACTGTCCCAGTATCTTTATCGATTAGGGTTCTGCTTACAACTGCCGCTTGCTGGTAACTTACAAATTCACTGAGAAAACCCTTAACCTTCGCCTCCATTCCTCCCGTATGATCCGTTGAAGATTCACCTCCTATGAGTCAGCCAAGTAGCCTCTTCTCACCTTCAAGACCCTTTATATCTGTAATGTCTTGGGTGACCTCTAGGCAACCTAGATACTCCCCATCTTTTCCACGGACTGGGAAGTAGCGAATATATATGAATCTATCTTCGAGTCTGATCCAGAAGTCTGCTGAATCTCTTAGGCCCTTTCTGAATTCCTCTAGAATTTTGTTTACTGCGTGTAGGCTCTTCTGTGGGTGGCATTGCTGAACCTTCCTTCCTAAAACAGCCTTGGTCCTGACGAATATTCTATCCTTTTTTTGACTGTAGTAGCGGACAGTATCCTCCTTGTCGACGAACGTTATGTCTACTGGCAGTGTGTTCAGTATGCTCTCTATCTCTTCTATGGAGAGTTCACCTGTCTCGAAAGCAACCTTTCCAGGTACAACCTCACTCACAACCTTCTTTGAAAGGGTCATTGCCATCTTCGCCGGTTCAGGCGTGAAGGAGCAGTATCCCAACTCGTCGAATTGGCTTCGAATATTGACCCACTCATCCTCACCTATAACCCTCAGTGCTGTTGGGAATAGTATGTTGTTCTCCTTATAGAAGTGGTTTGTGACTGTCTCAAGTATAGAATTTGAAATCTTCTCTAGATTATCCTTAAAGTCTTGGAACGTCATGCTCTGACGTTCGGCATGGATCTTTTGAAGGTTCTTCTTCAAATCCCTTATCTTATCATGCTCCATCCACATGATAGCCGGCGGCTCTGTGATTCCATGCTTCTCAAGATGTGGGAAGAGAATATTCTCCTCCCTGAGATAGTGGCTCTCCTCACTCTTCAACTTCTCCTCAATATCTTTCAGCCGCATAATCTCTTCATCGGCAACTTTAGGGTCCTCCACCTTAACCAGTCTCTTAACAATGCTATTGTGTTCGGAAACTAGCTCACTGATTAATCGATGCTCCTCCTGAAGAATATGTATTGGATGTCCTGGGGGCGGTGTGGCTCTCACCCTCTCCAAGGCCTCCCTGAATATTGATAGGTGGACATCGCATAGCCTATGTATATCCTCCCTAGATACACCTTCCCTTATAAGCTCCTCCTCAACTCTGGCGATCTCTGAGGCCTCAGCATGACCTATGGCATCCTTGAACTCTGCCTTGAGGGTTTCAGGATCAGCACCCTCATGCAACTTCCTTATCAGAAGCTTAAGGAGTTCCTTCGTGTCTTTCGACTTACCAAATTTCTCCATCGAACATACACCGCCAAATTGAAACATTATTTCAATTGTCGAAATTAATATGTGTCTGAGCCCATTAAATATTTGGTTAGAGATTGCTCGGCGAGGAGCCTCTGGAAACTAGATCAACGGTCAGAAATTTGACAACCAATTTTAATGGGGTAGAACGTTTGAAGGAAAAAGACACGCGTGAGGTTGACGATATAGATAGGAAGTATGAAGTTTTCAAGAATATTGAGAAGTTAGTTTTCGACATGAATCTCACCGTCGACGTCGCGGTGGTTGAGGGTCCACATGATATGAAGACCCTGCGCCTTATGGGTTACAAAAGATCTATAATAACATGTTCCAAGCTGAGCCCAGTGAGGATTGTTGATCAGATTGCGAGGAGATATGTGAGTGTGGTTGTTCTTACAGATTTTGATGGGAAAGGAGAGAGTATGGGTGAGAGGTTGGAGAGCCTCCTCAAGGGTAGAGGTGTGACGGTGGATGGAGCCTCGAGAAGACACTTTCGAAGACTGCTCAGAAGGGTAGACTTGGATACGATAGAAGGCATTTACCGGTTGAAGATGGAGCTCTTCCACAGTAACCGTTCCCACCCATAATGCACGCCATGATTTGGATTGTTCAGCTAATTGCCGCTTCATATCAACATAGACTTTTACATCCATCGTAGATTGATAATATTTTGAATCTTCGAGAGGAAAGGCTTAACAGCATCTCTTCAACTTTTGAAGATATTGAGGTTGAGGTGAATATCTGTTGGTCGATGTGACTTGGCTTGGACATGCATGTTTCATGCTTGAGGAGGGGAAGAGACTTATCTTCGACCCATTCAGGGATGTCGGTCTTCCAGAGCCTAGGGTCAAGGCTGACATAATACTCTGCTCACACAGCCATTCAGACCACAATAACGTAAGGCCGGTCAGACATGAGAGGAGCATAGTTCTTGAAGGTTTTGGAGGAGTCAAAGATGTCGACGGGATATCTATCAAGGGAATAAACACTTTCCATGATGAAGCAAAAGGATCGGCAAGGGGCAGGAACACCATATACGTGGTTGGTTTAGGAGGCCTATCATTCTGCCATTTAGGAGACCTGGGGCATATATTGACCCCATCACAGATAGATGAAGTTGGACCTATCCACATCCTCTTTCTACCTATAGGCGGCTACTACACCATAGGGCCAAGAGAAGCTAGGAAGGTCATGGAGTCTCTCAGACCTCCAGTCACAGTCCCAATGCATTACAGGATGCCAGGAATGTCCTCCATCTTCGACTCCTTAAACACACTAGACGACTTTATACGTAAGGAAGACAGCGTCAGGAGGCTCGACGGACCAAGCTTCACCATAAATAAAGAAAACCTACCTGAGAAGCCCACGTTGATCATCCCAAAGCTCAGCTAAGTAGATACACATTATTCAGGGACTAGCCGACATATCCACTGTTAAGTATAATAGATGGAATAGGCTTGTGTATGAGATTTATTAGAGATTCAAAAGATGTCTAGGTATTTGGTGAACGCCAAACCAAATATATTATCCACTCTTTTGGAACCGTTAAGTTTATTCTCTAATGTTTAGAATTTTAGAATAAAACGAAGCAACCATGAAACCTCTGGAGATTATCCTGGGCCTGTCGAGGGTGAGGTTGCCTCAGAAGATACCTATAGTTGAGACAGCGGAGCTTCTAGAGCTGCACCATGACAATCCCAGACTCCAGAATACCCTCCTAAAACATGCTGAGAACGTTACGAAGAAGAGCTACTGGCAATTCAGCAGTGACGAGACGCTCCTAACCTATATCGGTGAGGCCCTCCTATCAAATGAGTATCTCGTTACCTCGGCTGCTAAGATTAGGCTATCAAGGCTTGTGAACGATGTATGTGGAGATAAGCTGATCTATAATGGTTTCCAGCATGCTATGAGGCCCTTATTCAAGGTCTCGGAGAGTCTTGAGGAGCTCTCCATCGCAGCTGGGCTAAAAGCTGGTCTTGCTGAAAGGAAGGCTAAGGATGTTGCAGGCTACGTTGGGTTAGAGGTTCAGCCAAATATCTAAAGCGTTTTTCTCCATATTCTTGCTTTACTCTTTGAACGCTATTACGGAAGATTCTGATATTTCGGAGGGTCAAGTAAAGTTTATATAATTGTTACTTATGGTAACAAAAACTCGACAATGAAAATCAAGATTGGAAAGGTGAGAAAAACATGGCATATTTAACAGGACAGCCTGTACTCATCCTGAAGGAAGGAGCCACAAGAAGCAGAGGCAGAGAAGCCCAGAGGTCGAACATAATGGCGGCGAAGATCATCGCTGAGGTTGTGAAATCAACTTTAGGACCCAGAGGAATGGATAAGATGCTCGTCGACAGCCTAGGCGACGTAACAATAACAAATGATGGAGCAACCATCCTGGACGAGATAGATGTCCAGAACCCAGCGGCGAAGATGATGGTTGAGGTTGCTAAGACCCAGGACGATGAGGTTGGAGACGGAACAACGACAGCAGTTGTTATGGCAGGTGAACTCCTCAAAGGAGCCGAAGAACTCATTGACAATAACATCCATGTGACGACGATAGTCTCAGGCTACAAGAAAGCGGCAGACGAGGCTGCAAAGATTCTTGAGAGCATATCCCAGCCCGTGAGCCTAGACGATAGAGAGACCCTGAAGAAGGCAGCTATGACAGCCCTGCATAGTAAGAATGTTGGAGGAGCCAGAGATCACCTCGCCGAGATAGCTGTCGACGCTGTAAAACAGATTATAGAGCAGAGAGGCGACAGACTAGTAGCAGATGTAGACAATGTTCAACTCGTAAAG
The Candidatus Bathyarchaeota archaeon DNA segment above includes these coding regions:
- the ppcA gene encoding phosphoenolpyruvate carboxylase; amino-acid sequence: MGKCMEESRKIPRTMSTQHPDNVSVPQWCQEEIIDGDTEVYEVYYAYSVLGCHEVMWDSEGKDVDTRVVRKLLAEHGGYFKEHVIGKDVFLTYRIPNPRIEAVERKIVVETLYNIPVAYDVASTFYKKDVTPIFEVILPFTTTSSDIICLHNYYKRAVVGSEDLNILGSLRVEDWVGSFRPRNIEVIPLVEDFGSILTIDKIVAEYAEAVKPKYLRVFIARSDPALNYGIFCAVLLSKIALSKLRSIEREYGVNIYSILGVGSMPFRGHLSPDNMERFLNEYGGISTVTIQSALRYDHPSDRVKEVVNILNSNLPNGEPAIVEPHDENILLKILNKCRLHYESVVEDLAPLVNSLASYIPQRRARKLHIGLFGYSRNVAGVILPRAIPFTAALYSIGIPPEIIGCKFLQDLKDNEWNVLQRYYINIKNDF
- a CDS encoding DUF438 domain-containing protein — protein: MEKFGKSKDTKELLKLLIRKLHEGADPETLKAEFKDAIGHAEASEIARVEEELIREGVSREDIHRLCDVHLSIFREALERVRATPPPGHPIHILQEEHRLISELVSEHNSIVKRLVKVEDPKVADEEIMRLKDIEEKLKSEESHYLREENILFPHLEKHGITEPPAIMWMEHDKIRDLKKNLQKIHAERQSMTFQDFKDNLEKISNSILETVTNHFYKENNILFPTALRVIGEDEWVNIRSQFDELGYCSFTPEPAKMAMTLSKKVVSEVVPGKVAFETGELSIEEIESILNTLPVDITFVDKEDTVRYYSQKKDRIFVRTKAVLGRKVQQCHPQKSLHAVNKILEEFRKGLRDSADFWIRLEDRFIYIRYFPVRGKDGEYLGCLEVTQDITDIKGLEGEKRLLG
- a CDS encoding cupin domain-containing protein, translated to MEAKVKGFLSEFVSYQQAAVVSRTLIDKDTGTVTVFAFDEGQGLSEHTAPYDALIYIIEGKAEVTISGSKYLLQEGETILMPANEPHALKAVEKFKMLLVMVKS
- a CDS encoding MBL fold metallo-hydrolase, which encodes MVDVTWLGHACFMLEEGKRLIFDPFRDVGLPEPRVKADIILCSHSHSDHNNVRPVRHERSIVLEGFGGVKDVDGISIKGINTFHDEAKGSARGRNTIYVVGLGGLSFCHLGDLGHILTPSQIDEVGPIHILFLPIGGYYTIGPREARKVMESLRPPVTVPMHYRMPGMSSIFDSLNTLDDFIRKEDSVRRLDGPSFTINKENLPEKPTLIIPKLS
- a CDS encoding mechanosensitive ion channel, coding for MQVSDVNVFQLASAIIILSVAYISSKILARVLGKILDDTSTPASTKKGIIKTVKYGIYFAGFFAVIHAFDIDLTSLVVGLGVFSIAVSFAMNNLIQNLVSGILIRADGVFRVGDEIKVQNLEGRILKVGMRSTLIESVDGDLIVIPNIIFTTNPVTRKKRI